The sequence ttcgtcagcatctctctccaaccgattctccagtcccttccatgtctgatgagctgtcttcgggaatggttcctgtcctgggccaacagaaggtttggggaccatgaccaccgggattcttctagtctcagtcagaccattaagtctggtgtttttatgagaatttgggttctgcatcccactgatcttttgctccctcaggggttctctgttgtgctccctgtcagggcagtcatcagttgtggccgggcaccatctagttcttctggtctcaggatgatgtaagtctttggttcatgtggctctttctgtctctcgggctcagagttatgtgaccttggtgttcttcattctcctttgatccaggtgggttgagaccaattgatgcatcttagatggccgcttgttagcatttaagactccagatgccacatggtggcttcatagaatgagttaggtagtattccgtcattttctatgctttgacataccttgagtagtagtggtgttaactcttctctgaaagtttggtagaactctgcagtaaagccttccgggccagggctttgtttgttgggagttttttgattaccgcttcaatctctttttttgttatgggtctatttagttgttctgattgtgtcagtttaggtaggtagtggttttctaggaattcatccatttcttctaggtttgcaaatttgttagactacaatttttcgtaataatctgaaaagattcttttaatttcggttgggtctgttgtgatgtggaccatctcatttcttattcgggttatttgtttcctttcctgtatttctttactcagtctggccaatggttttatcaattttgttaattttttcaaagaaccagcttttgcctttgttaattttttcaattgtttttctgttcccttaatcatttagttcagctctaatttttatgatttgttttcttctggtgcctggtggattcttttgttgctcactttctatttgttcaagttgtagggacagttctctgattttggctctttcttcttttttgtatgtgtgcatttatcgatataaattggcctctgagcactgcttttgctgtgtcccaggggttttgattggaagtgttttcattctcattgcattctatgaatttctttattctctccttaatatcttctataacccaatcttttttcagcagggtattgttcagtttccaagtatttgatttcttttccctaatttttctgttattgatttccacttttatggccttgtggtctgagaagatgctttgtaatatttcgatgttttggattccgcaaaggtttgttttatgacctaatatgtggtctattctagagaatgtccttgtgcgctagaaaaaaaagtatactttgcagccattgggtggagagttctgtataagtctatgaggtcaagttggttgattgtagcaattaggtcttccatgtctctactgagcttcttactggaagtcctgtccttctctgaaagtggtgtgttgaagtctcctactataattgtggagatgtctatctcacttttcagttctgttaaagtttgctttatgtatcttgcagccctgtcattgggtgcataaatatttaatgtggttatatcttcctggtcaattgtccctttaatgattatgcagtgtccttctttatcctttcgtggtggatttaactttaaagtctattttgtcagaaattaatattgctactcctgctcttttttgcttgttgtttgcttgatatattttttccatcctttgagttttagtttgtttgtgtctctaagtctaaggtgtgtcttttgtaggcagcatatagacggatcgtgtttctttatccagtctgagactctctgtctctttattggtgcatctagtccatttacattcagcccagttatagataagtatgtgtttagtgttttcgttttgatgcctttttatgtgtgttgttgacaatttcattttcccacttactttttttgtgctgagatgtttttctttgtaaactgtgtgttcctcattttcatagtagttgactttatgcttgctgagttgttatgtttttcttggttttcattttgagttatggagttgttatacctctttgtggttaccttaatatttacccctattttttttttcacagaatacagaagaaatttATTCAAAGTCCGAGTACAGACGGCCAGCTGCCTTCTACAATGTGAACAGCAAGAAATAGGTCTACAGAAAAGGTACAAAGTTTGTTATAAAATCGTTTAATCGGGTTCTCGCGCATTACAGCTGTCGGGCGGTCCCGGAATGTGCAGTGGTCGCGGTCACTCCGCGGTTACAATACTGCGCCTGTAATTGCTATCAAAATATACATCTGTGTCGCCATAAAAAACCGCGCTGGTTGCCCCTCATGTCTTACAGGTATAAAAAGTCAAAAATATTTACACCCTTGTCACACTCCGTACATGCGAACACTGGGGTCCAGGGAGACCCCCATGGCAGAGGTGGGGTCGCTGCTGCTGCCGGAGCACAAGGACAGGTGGAGCCAGCGCAGCAGTTAAGACGAAGGCCTCCACCACACCCTCCGGGTCCCAGCACTAGAGGCCAACAGAAAACACGAACAACTTTGGTCCAcgatttacaggaaaaaaaaaaaaaaaaaactctgaagaaGTGTAAGCGCGTTTGTACCTCTAGGCAAATTACGAGTCAGGTGTAGAATAAGGCCACGAAGACCCTGGCCGGGTGGACAGTCCCCGCCCAGTCTGCTCCTGGGGAACGGGCTACCTGCCTGTGACGCCCCTCAGTTACAAAGAAAggacaggatacaagataataCCACGAAGAGGAAGCTTAGATACACTTTATCTTGCTATAAAAAGTTACTTAAAACTGTTTCTTTTGCATATAAATGAAGAGTAGAATATTTGGTCAACCGGAAGTATTGCTAGGCACAGCTGTCTGCAAGTATCATACAAGACGGGCGCAGGCGCCGGCCGCACGGCCCCCTGGGCTCAGCCTCGGAGGGGCACCTTGCTGATGGGGGTCCGCGGGAGGGGACATCAATTCATTTGATTAATTGGGTGGGTGGGCCGGCGGGGCACTTGCAGACTCCCAGGTGTCAGCACGTGATTGACGTGGAGCCTGCGACCCCCCTGCACCCCCCCCAACACCAGCCAGGAAGCCCCCCACGCAGGGTTTTAAGGCACGAGGAGGCCAACTCACGGCTGGAACCCGCCCTGGCCGGGCCACAAGGCCAAAGTGGCAGCAGGTCAGGCTCAAGAAGGCATCGCTGTGAGACCTGAGGGCGGGCGCCGCGGCCGTGGGACCCTCCACTCACGACAGGCACCGCGAGGTTAGAAGGTGGAttagatttaattttttaaaaaacaggtaaactgattctcttttaaaaaataaaatctccgGTCGTAAGGTCACTTCAGCTGCGTTTTAAAGTGGCTTTTTCTCTGGAATGATGGAAGTTGCCGCGGGTGCGGGCCCTAGATGGTGGACTTGGAGAAGGAGACCCGCAGGTGGTGGTTCTCCCCGAGGTCGTGGTTGTGCAGCTCAATGAGGGCCTGGATGGCCTCCTCCACCGAGCCCATCTGTATCAGTGCCATCTTGCGGTCCTTCTGGAAGAACTTGAATCCTTTGACCATCCCTCCATTACTTGAGAAGAGAATCTTGAGGTCATCTTCGGATATCGAAGGCGGGATGTTGGAGAGATGCAGGGTGGCTGAAGGTGGGAAGATGTTCTGGAAATTCTTGGAGCCAGGTTTCTTGAAGCGATGCAAGGGCGAGTTGCTGTAGTCCTTGGTGAGGCCCTGGTCCTCCTGGCCCTCACGGGGCAGCTGCACGTTCTGGTGCTTGGACAGCGTGATGCGCACGGGCTTCCCGTGCAGCTTGTGCCCATTGAGGTGGCTCATAGCCAGCTGGGCCTGGCTTCCGTCGGCCATCTGCACTAGAGCGTTCTCCTTCTTGTTGAACAGGACCTTCACACGCTGCACGTCCCCGTACACACCGAAAAGAATAAAGAGGCTTTGGGGTGTGACTCTCTCTGGGTTGAGGTTGCTGACCAGGAGGACAGAGTTCCCTGCTCCAGCCAGGCCGGGGATGGCGATCCGGCCTGCTGCAGCCACCGCTGCCGCTGCCGAGGGAATGGCCAGAGGGACCAGGGCGCCATGGACATTGGGAACAGAGAGACCTGCAGCTTGAGGAATGGCAAAGGTGGGAGGAAAACCAGCTCCTGCGTACAGAGAGGCTGAGATTATACCAGGTGCACCAAAGGCGGCGGCCATGGTCTGGTCCAGGGACGGCTGGCTATCCCCCGAGGGCAGATCTGGACGTGTGTAGTCACGGCTCTTATCGTTGTTGTACTTGACATTGAGGCTGGTGAGCTTGGAGAAGTCGATGCGCAGCGTGCAGCAGGCGTTGTAGATGTCTAGCTTGGCATGCTGGGCGCTCACAGGCTCTGCGTACTGCAGGAGCCCCTGGAACTGGTTATTCTTGGTGAAGGTGATGATCTTCAGGACTGTGCCGAACTTGGAGAAAATCTGGTGGAGCACGTCCAGCGTCACGGGGTAGAAGAGGTTCTCCACAATGATCAGCAACACAGGGCTCTGGCCAGCCATCGCCATCCCGGCGTCCACGGCAGCAGCAGAGGCGGCCAGGGCCAGGCTTCCGACTGAACCGAGTTCACAGCCTGCAGGGCTGCCTGGGCACGCGCCTGGTTGGGTGAGCTGTCGGTCTTGAGCTCCTTGTGGTTGGAGAACTGGATGTAGATGGGCTGGCCACGCAGCAAGGCTGCCACTGAGGTGTAGTAGTTGACCATGGTGTTGGCCGCCTCCTCTGTGTTCATCTCGATGAAGGCCtggttcttccctttcagcatcAGCAGGTTGGTGACCTTCCCAAAGGGCAACCCCAAGGAAATGACCTCCCCCTCGGTGACGTCACTGGGCAGCTTGCGGATGTGGACCACACTGGACGGGGCACCGGCACTCCTGCTGTCTACTTTGAACTTCTTGCTGTCCTTCCCGTTGGCTGCAGAGGCCGAGCTGCTGCTCATGATAAAGGGCCCGTTGGTGACACAGGTAGAGAAGAGCTCGTCAGATCCCCGCTTTGTACCAACTGCTATATCTCGGACGATGCCGTCCATTGCACACACAGGAGACCTGCAGGGGACGGAGTGGAGGCGCCGGaattttacccctatttttctaagcgaaaacctaacttatattgtCCTATAtggccttgtatctctctccatatggcagttctatgccacctgtatttagtccctctttttgattattgtgatcttttacatattgacttcaatgatttcctgttttgagtgtttttttctttttaaaattaatcttaatttgtttttgtgatttccctatttgagttgatatcaggatgttctgttctgtgaccttgtgttgtgctggtatctgatattattggttttctgaccaaacaatttcctttagtatttcttgtagctttggtttggtttttgcaaattctctaaacttgtgtttatctgtaaatgtcttaatttcaccttcatatttcagagagagttttgctggatatatgatccttggctggcagtttttctccttcagtgctctgtatatgtcatcccattgtcttcttgcctgcatggtttctgctgagtagtctgaacttttcgattctcctttgtaggagacctttctcttctccctggctgcttttaaaattttctctttatctttggttttggcaagtttgatgataataagtcttggtgattttctttttggatcaatcttaaatggggttcgatgagcatcttggatagatatcctttcatctttcatgatgtcagggaagttttctgccaacagatcttcaactattctctctgtattttctgttatccctccctgttctgggactccaatcacatgcaagttattcttcttgataaagtcccccatgattcttagggtttcttcattttttttaattctttcatctgattttttttcagctatattgttgtcaattcccttgtcctccagatcccccaccctgcattctaattgctcgagtctgctcctctgacttcctattgagttgtctgattctgtaattttattgtttatcttttggatttctgaatgctgtctctctatggattcttgcatcttataatttttccactatgttcttgaataatctttttgagttcttcagctgctttttctgtagattgccttatttcatttctgaggtcatccgtgatttcttgaagcattctgtaaattagttttttatattctgcatctggctctttcaggattgtatcttcatttgggaaagattttgattctttagtttggggagttgtagaagctatcatggtctgcttctttatgtggtttgatatcaactgctgtctccgagctatCTCTAAGATATTggagtgatttattctatatttgctcattgagtcttatcttgttttgttttctttcaatatactagatgggctactagattgcactgtcttgattgttgtagcccttgaatcacttatgtcctattactagctggtttgggctgttaacagttatataagcctaagagtccattcactattcttgagtagaatctgattttgggtcatcaagtatgtggtgcagactgtcacctctccacctagagaagtagtggtgatatttgtgtgcagcagattctagtagcagcagggtttcacactccggggggagggggaagatgcTGAttggcttcccccaagtgccagtgaggtaggtgtgtctctattcctaaagcactttggtgggtgggctctgcagctgtaccttaggcccccaatgcaagtacctctacagattgataggtgtcaccctccttagacccctaaggcaggaggctaggtg comes from Loxodonta africana isolate mLoxAfr1 chromosome 13, mLoxAfr1.hap2, whole genome shotgun sequence and encodes:
- the LOC100672175 gene encoding LOW QUALITY PROTEIN: polypyrimidine tract-binding protein 1 (The sequence of the model RefSeq protein was modified relative to this genomic sequence to represent the inferred CDS: inserted 1 base in 1 codon); translation: MDGIVRDIAVGTKRGSDELFSTCVTNGPFIMSSSSASAANGKDSKKFKVDSRSAGAPSSVVHIRKLPSDVTEGEVISLGLPFGKVTNLLMLKGKNQAFIEMNTEEAANTMVNYYTSVAALLRGQPIYIQFSNHKELKTDSSPNQARAQAALQAVNSVQXGSLALAASAAAVDAGMAMAGQSPVLLIIVENLFYPVTLDVLHQIFSKFGTVLKIITFTKNNQFQGLLQYAEPVSAQHAKLDIYNACCTLRIDFSKLTSLNVKYNNDKSRDYTRPDLPSGDSQPSLDQTMAAAFGAPGIISASLYAGAGFPPTFAIPQAAGLSVPNVHGALVPLAIPSAAAAVAAAGRIAIPGLAGAGNSVLLVSNLNPERVTPQSLFILFGVYGDVQRVKVLFNKKENALVQMADGSQAQLAMSHLNGHKLHGKPVRITLSKHQNVQLPREGQEDQGLTKDYSNSPLHRFKKPGSKNFQNIFPPSATLHLSNIPPSISEDDLKILFSSNGGMVKGFKFFQKDRKMALIQMGSVEEAIQALIELHNHDLGENHHLRVSFSKSTI